The DNA sequence CAATCACAACTCCATTTGCATTTCTGCTGGGCATTTCCACCCAGTCGCCCAGACTAACCATATCGTTGGCAGAAAGCTGAATACCTGCCACAAAACCAAGTATAGTATCTTTGAATATCAGCATTATAACTGCTGCCATCGCACCTAATCCGGTGAAAAATGAAGTAAGATCCTTATCAAAGATTATGGATACAAATATGCCAAAACCAAGAATGTAAACGAATATCTTGATTACCTGAACAATACCCTTGATGGGACGATTTCGGGAGGAAGGCATTGTATTATAGATTTTATGTAAAGCATTCAAAAAGGCATTAATTACTAATAAGGCTGTAATTACGATATATAGATAGGCTGCTGTCTGAATCGCTTCCACTGCTCGTGGGAAATCTGGTAAAACCAGTGTGACTCCGAAATAGATAATGAGCGCCGGAACTAAATGAGAAAGCCGGCTGAATACTTTCTGATCATAAAATATATTATCCCAGCGAGCTCGTGTTTTATCAATTAATCTCTTAATATTACGCAGTATTACTTTATTGGTGAATATATAAGCTATCCAGGCGGCTGACAGCATAATTATTAATGATATGATTGAAGCTGAAACAGAAGCCTGAGGGGATTGCAAGCCCAATTCCAGTAGCCAGTCTTTGATTAAATTTCTCATTACTTTCTACTCCGTTTTATTATTTAGCTGCGATTAAATTTAAATCTCTCTATCTTGTCAATTGCATTGTTAATTACACATCCCCCTGAAATTAATTTTATTATTGGCTTAGTATAGGGTTGGAATAACATGTCGTCACCATACCGGAGGTGCAAGACCATCCGAGAGGTAACTAAGCAATTATAACTTTTTGCTCACCAAGTTTACTGTGTTTACCATGTTCACCGTGTTTACAAGAAAATCTTATCCCGTTTATGTTTTTTCCCTTTATCTTGAAATCTTTGTTTTGGTTCCGGGGAGGATTACCAGGAAGCAAGAAATTACTGGAAAGCAATAAAACATCGACTTATAAAAGAAAAAAATGAACTGGTTACAAATTGTAACCGATTGAAAATGCCTGCGGCTGATGGCAAAGATGATAATGACCAGGTAGTTTCTTCGGGCATATATTTTTATCAGCTAAAAACTGATGAATTTGTGCAGTCCAAAAAAATGATCTTAATGAAATAAATTAAGTCCATATTTTAACAATCAAGGTTTGTAAGCAATCTAAAGGGGCAGACTATATCTACCCCCTTAAAGGTAATTTTCTTATTACTTTTCCCGATGTAGTCTTGTTATAGTTTCCACCGGAAATTCATCTATAATGCCGACTGTGTATCGCAGGATCAGAGCTGCATCATAAGCTTCTACACTTCCATTACCATCAACGTCACCGACCTCAATCTGCCATTCTTCCCAATCTGTGGCTATCAAACAGAAATACTGTAAAACCAATGAAGCATCCATAGCTTCCACCTCCTGGTTATGATCAATATCTCCATAAGGATAACCCCCGGATACTGCAGCAGAAAGATCACTTTCATTAGCATGACAATCAACTGCCGTAACCTGATAGTCCCCTGAATCTCCGATAATATTCATTATTGGCTCTGTACTGTAATCCAGCAAATCACCATCCCGATAAATGCTGAAATAAGCAAAATCTTCATCAACGGGTTCATTCCAAACCAGATAACCAGAATCAAAGAGCAGCTCTGATGGCACTACCGGACATATATTATCCAGTGAATAACCAGACATAATATTACTTACAAAATTCCCTTCTTCCATTGCTGCAATAATACGGAATTCATATGCATTAGGATTTTCTGACATAGAATCCTGTAAAGTATGAGTTAATATCTGATATACTTCAGCACCAAAAGCGGCTGTCGAATTGGCAATCATCCAGTCATCTTCAATCAGATATTGCACCACATACTGTTCACCTGGTCTCACTATCAAACTGTCTGTGTCAAAACAGCTTTTCGTGAATTCGACAATTACCCAGCCACCCTGATCATCAGGCACATCAATAATATCTTCGATTATGGGATAAGGACTAAACTCTCTTATTACCAGAACTGTATCACTGACGCTAACTCGACTCTGCTGATCATCTGCATAAAATACCACATTTTCTGCTCCTGACCAGTATATTTCAGATGAAATTATAGCCAGGCTTCCCAAAATTTCTATTTCCAGTTCATCTCCCGGTATTGCAGAAAATAGTAAAGAATCTTGATCTATATCAAAGGCATATTCATCTAGATCAATTGTAAGCTGTCCTGCTATATCAAGGAAAAGTTGTTCAGGCATATTCAGCTCAGGTATATCATTTACAGGTTCTACGTTCAATATCACATTATCACTGGTGCTAAACCTTACCATTTCACCGTTAATTGTTACTAACACCTCTTCACTTCCAAACCAGTTTTCATAAGCACTGAATGTCACTTCCGTTCCGTTTATATCTGCAATTATCATTTCATTACCGGTTACGGCAAGTGACAAAGAGTCAACTTCATCATCAGAGAGATATTCCAAAAAGTTTATTGTTAAAGACTCATCTTCGTTGAAAGAAAAAGCATTCGGCAAAATTAGAATTGGTTCTAGAGGAGGAGCCAAAACTATTATATTAACTTCATCACTGGCAGATGCTCTCACTAACGTATCTGAAACCGTGAAAAATATTACTTCTTCACCAAACCATTCTTCCTGAACAGAAAAAGTGACGTTTAAGCCATTTATATCTACGATGATATTATCATTATCAGCAACTGTAATACTTAGCTCATCACCATCAACATCATTTACGAAATCAGTAAAATCTGCTGTAATGCTCGCATTTGCGAGAAAGGTGAAATCATCCGGTAATTCTATCACGGGAGGATCATTCACCGGCATTACTATCACATTCACATTATCGGAAGCACTTAATCTGGATTGCTGATCATCTATAGTAAATGTAAATAATTCTTCTCCATGCCAGTTTAACGGCGAAGAAAAGATTATTAGCAAGCTATCCTGCGTAATATTGATATTCTCACTATTAGAAATTGAAATGATCAACTCATCCAGCGGATCATCAACATCAATGATATACTGACTAATATCTACCGTCATTGACTCATCTTCATAATAACTGATGTTTTCCGGTAAATCAATGACCGGAGCATCATTAATTCCCTGTACGGTTACATTGGCAATACTGCTAATGCTTGCGCTGTCGCTGTCTGTAGCGGTGAAAACCATAGTTTCCTCACCAAACCAGTCAGAAGCCGGAGTTAAGGTTACTATTCCCGCTGCTATTTCCACACTGATATTTGTACTTTCAGAATAACTGTATGCTAATTCATCATCATCAATATCAGTAAATATTTCAGTAAGATCAATCGAATTATCATTAGTGTCCTCATTCATTACTATATCACCAATCTCTGAAACTACGATAGGAGCATCATTAACCGGGTTTATTATTACCAGAAGTGAATCCTGATAATCATACCTTTGCTCCTGAACATCTATCCCGAAAGTAATCAACTCAGCGCCATTCCAGTTTGCCTGCGGTGAAAAAGTTACCATCATGCCATCGATAGCAATATCAATAAATTCATTACCCTCGCCAAACAGCAAATATTCATCGTTGCCGGGAAAAGTAATGAAATCTGTCATATCCAAAGAAAAACTCTCATCTTCATTGATAGTAATACTCTCAGGCATATTAAAGCCCATTTCAATTATGGGAAGATAAAATACTTTGCTGGGATCAATCACAGAACTAATCATCAATGTATCACCTGCATTTGCTCTCATAATATTCTGCTCTGGATTATATATTGTAGATGAAATTGATATTTCCGACCGGAATATCCCTGTGTTTTCGCCTGTTTCCCACATTAATGGTTGTAATGGGAAAAAGGTCGTCATATTAATAATATTCACTTCAGTTAAATCTACAGAAAATTCATTACCATCTTCACCAATTAAACAGAGATAGACCGTCTGACCATCGGCAACGCCACTTGTATTTGGCAAAAGTTCTTCTCCATTTATTGTCACCACCACAGTATCTATCATCGTTAATTGCCCAGGTGTCAAGGGACTCGGAGCTGTCAGAATTGGCTGATATAAAACCATACCTATACTTCCATTTTCATTATCATCATAAATAGATGGATCAATGTTGCCCTGATCGCTTCTGGTTCCCCAAAAGTTATAGGGATAGGATATTTGATCAGTTCCAGTATAACGTAGATTGCACAATACTGTGTCATTTGCTGCTGAATAATTATAAAATATATTATTTTGTGTAAAAGTCT is a window from the Candidatus Stygibacter australis genome containing:
- a CDS encoding tandem-95 repeat protein, which gives rise to IRGGSGNYTSNTVNENGEYGIWGVSGDYTDNTVTNNEGYGINGSSGNYSSNTVNENGLYGIHVDGNGDFTNNTVNENGEYGIFGGNGNYDNNTVNLNNGYGIDCGEVAVLNQNEVSNNGGFGIKDGLSFQNNIIDNNTGYGVQAFIDAILSDNTITNSGDYGLLNGVLIENNEISNNGGFGIDADEEATINNNVIHNNDGFAIHNGKIITNNTVTYNEIDDVLQINTDLINSNNIKQFSLNTIQNNILEEYLNDSEAYSIISFPLCDTLEFDNNIIENNETDDYCIKVSGNDLSITNNIIAEFIYSDSPEQNEEGVALWIEATGLNNIIDNNTIIDNGENYRDATIYIADADSLYITHNVISGNLSGGIYLNTGNIAITDNTITGNDIVGSASAIYLNGISAHSVIERNVITNNIGSYAIYGSPETFTQNNIFYNYSAANDTVLCNLRYTGTDQISYPYNFWGTRSDQGNIDPSIYDDNENGSIGMVLYQPILTAPSPLTPGQLTMIDTVVVTINGEELLPNTSGVADGQTVYLCLIGEDGNEFSVDLTEVNIINMTTFFPLQPLMWETGENTGIFRSEISISSTIYNPEQNIMRANAGDTLMISSVIDPSKVFYLPIIEMGFNMPESITINEDESFSLDMTDFITFPGNDEYLLFGEGNEFIDIAIDGMMVTFSPQANWNGAELITFGIDVQEQRYDYQDSLLVIINPVNDAPIVVSEIGDIVMNEDTNDNSIDLTEIFTDIDDDELAYSYSESTNISVEIAAGIVTLTPASDWFGEETMVFTATDSDSASISSIANVTVQGINDAPVIDLPENISYYEDESMTVDISQYIIDVDDPLDELIISISNSENINITQDSLLIIFSSPLNWHGEELFTFTIDDQQSRLSASDNVNVIVMPVNDPPVIELPDDFTFLANASITADFTDFVNDVDGDELSITVADNDNIIVDINGLNVTFSVQEEWFGEEVIFFTVSDTLVRASASDEVNIIVLAPPLEPILILPNAFSFNEDESLTINFLEYLSDDEVDSLSLAVTGNEMIIADINGTEVTFSAYENWFGSEEVLVTINGEMVRFSTSDNVILNVEPVNDIPELNMPEQLFLDIAGQLTIDLDEYAFDIDQDSLLFSAIPGDELEIEILGSLAIISSEIYWSGAENVVFYADDQQSRVSVSDTVLVIREFSPYPIIEDIIDVPDDQGGWVIVEFTKSCFDTDSLIVRPGEQYVVQYLIEDDWMIANSTAAFGAEVYQILTHTLQDSMSENPNAYEFRIIAAMEEGNFVSNIMSGYSLDNICPVVPSELLFDSGYLVWNEPVDEDFAYFSIYRDGDLLDYSTEPIMNIIGDSGDYQVTAVDCHANESDLSAAVSGGYPYGDIDHNQEVEAMDASLVLQYFCLIATDWEEWQIEVGDVDGNGSVEAYDAALILRYTVGIIDEFPVETITRLHREK
- a CDS encoding mechanosensitive ion channel family protein, translated to MRNLIKDWLLELGLQSPQASVSASIISLIIMLSAAWIAYIFTNKVILRNIKRLIDKTRARWDNIFYDQKVFSRLSHLVPALIIYFGVTLVLPDFPRAVEAIQTAAYLYIVITALLVINAFLNALHKIYNTMPSSRNRPIKGIVQVIKIFVYILGFGIFVSIIFDKDLTSFFTGLGAMAAVIMLIFKDTILGFVAGIQLSANDMVSLGDWVEMPSRNANGVVIDITLNTVKIQNWDRTISTIPPYALITESFTNWRGMEESGGRRIKRSLYIDIKSICFLNSTDLEKLKKIQIIREYINDREKEVAVFNKQNQVDDSVLVNGRRLTNIGTFRRYVEEYLKQHPQIHNDMTFLVRQLQPTEKGLPLEIYVFSKDQRWAYYEGIQADIFDHLLAVIPEFSLSIYQYPGSDDLRLFAQKQTPSG
- a CDS encoding T9SS type A sorting domain-containing protein, which gives rise to MPAADGKDDNDQVVSSGIYFYQLKTDEFVQSKKMILMK